In Desulfomonile tiedjei, a single genomic region encodes these proteins:
- a CDS encoding ArsA family ATPase, with translation MTARQPRIIIFSGKGGVGKTTVASATALKCAERGLKTVVISIDIAHSLSDSFQLGGNLHDFNRGKPRRVTDNLWIQEVDIQEELDQHWGEVSQYLAALFGSSGMTPVLAQELAIIPGMEDVVSLLYINQYYRENTYDVIVIDCAPTGESLRFLGMPTTLEWYMKKFFRLERSLLKLARPIAKKLTDVPLPEDSYFDALQDLFLKLEGVDEVLLDREITSIRLVTNAERMVIRETQRAFMYFCLYGLVVDAIIVNRLFPESLQDVYFRDWLATQQKSLEQIHTIFEPIPILPVHILEDEVVGLEKLSAMGRMVYGDIDPSAVLHRDTVYEIEQHDGDMTLKIKLPFVAKEYVDLSKEEGDLVVRIGSFKRHIFLPRTLVNRKPSRAALTDNVLSIKFPANE, from the coding sequence ATGACCGCCAGACAGCCACGAATAATCATTTTCTCAGGAAAAGGCGGCGTAGGTAAGACTACCGTAGCCTCGGCCACGGCGTTGAAATGTGCCGAACGGGGCTTGAAAACCGTAGTTATTTCCATAGACATCGCGCACAGTCTTTCCGATTCGTTTCAATTGGGCGGCAATCTCCACGATTTCAACCGAGGAAAGCCTCGTCGGGTCACGGACAATCTCTGGATTCAGGAAGTGGACATTCAGGAAGAGTTGGATCAGCACTGGGGAGAGGTATCCCAGTACCTGGCCGCTCTGTTCGGGTCCAGTGGCATGACCCCTGTCTTGGCGCAAGAACTGGCCATAATTCCTGGGATGGAAGACGTTGTCAGCCTCCTGTACATAAACCAGTACTACCGAGAAAACACCTACGATGTGATTGTAATTGATTGCGCCCCAACCGGCGAGTCGCTGCGTTTCCTGGGCATGCCTACCACGCTGGAATGGTATATGAAAAAGTTCTTTCGGTTGGAACGCAGTCTTTTGAAATTGGCTCGACCCATCGCCAAGAAGCTCACGGACGTTCCCCTTCCGGAAGACAGCTACTTTGACGCGTTGCAGGACCTTTTCCTGAAATTGGAAGGGGTGGACGAAGTCTTGCTGGACCGCGAGATCACTTCGATACGGCTGGTGACCAACGCGGAACGCATGGTCATTCGTGAAACCCAACGCGCGTTCATGTATTTTTGCTTGTATGGATTGGTGGTTGACGCGATTATTGTCAACCGGCTCTTTCCTGAGTCGTTGCAGGATGTCTATTTCAGGGACTGGCTCGCAACCCAGCAAAAGAGCTTGGAGCAAATCCACACGATTTTCGAACCCATCCCCATCCTACCTGTCCACATCCTCGAGGATGAAGTCGTGGGATTGGAGAAGTTATCCGCCATGGGCAGGATGGTTTACGGCGACATTGACCCCTCGGCGGTCCTTCATCGAGACACGGTCTACGAGATCGAGCAACACGACGGCGACATGACGCTTAAGATCAAACTGCCGTTTGTAGCCAAGGAATATGTGGACCTGTCAAAGGAGGAAGGAGACCTGGTGGTCCGCATTGGATCTTTCAAGCGGCACATATTTCTTCCGAGAACGTTGGTGAATCGTAAGCCCTCCAGGGCTGCTTTGACCGACAATGTCCTTTCCATAAAATTCCCCGCAAATGAGTGA